Proteins from one Loktanella sp. M215 genomic window:
- the mmsB gene encoding multiple monosaccharide ABC transporter permease, with protein sequence MTQTTTNPDNADAAPVQIKSSWSFLRGHMREYGILFALIAIMAFFQVATGGILLKPVNLTNLILQNSYIIIMAIGMLLIIVAGHIDLSVGSVMGFVGALAAVMIVNFNIPYLIAGIICLFAGAVIGMAQGFWVAYFKIPSFIVTLAGMLVFKGLTLWLLAGQSVGPFPAQFQLIASGFIPDLIGSGKPNVFSLVIGVGVAALILVLAIRSRMEATKTGSVEEPFVFFAAKNGLIFAALVYMSYLMAYFRGLPNVFIVMALLIAVYSFVTSRTTIGRRIYAIGGNEKAAMLSGINAPRLTFLTFANMGVLAALAGLVFAARLNTATPKAGAGFELDVIAAVFIGGASMAGGVGTIVGAVIGAFIMGVMNNGMSILGIGIDWQQCIKGLVLLAAVIFDVMNKRKA encoded by the coding sequence ATGACCCAGACCACCACCAACCCGGACAACGCAGACGCGGCCCCGGTGCAGATCAAGTCGAGCTGGTCCTTCCTGCGCGGTCACATGCGCGAATACGGCATCCTGTTTGCCCTGATCGCGATCATGGCGTTCTTTCAGGTGGCGACGGGGGGCATCCTGCTGAAGCCCGTCAACCTGACGAACCTGATTCTGCAGAACAGCTATATCATCATCATGGCGATCGGCATGCTGCTGATCATCGTGGCGGGACATATCGACCTGAGCGTCGGGTCGGTCATGGGCTTCGTCGGCGCACTGGCCGCCGTGATGATCGTCAATTTCAACATTCCCTACCTGATCGCTGGTATCATCTGCCTCTTCGCGGGGGCCGTGATCGGTATGGCGCAGGGGTTCTGGGTCGCCTATTTCAAGATCCCCAGCTTCATCGTGACCTTGGCTGGCATGCTGGTCTTCAAGGGCCTGACGCTCTGGCTGCTGGCGGGCCAATCCGTCGGCCCGTTCCCGGCGCAATTCCAACTGATCGCGTCCGGTTTCATCCCTGACCTGATCGGCAGCGGCAAGCCCAACGTCTTCTCGCTGGTGATCGGTGTCGGCGTCGCGGCCCTGATCCTTGTCCTCGCGATCCGGTCCCGGATGGAGGCCACCAAGACCGGCAGCGTCGAGGAACCCTTCGTCTTCTTCGCCGCCAAGAACGGGCTGATCTTCGCCGCCCTCGTCTACATGAGCTACCTCATGGCCTATTTCCGGGGCCTGCCCAACGTCTTCATCGTCATGGCTCTGCTGATCGCGGTCTATTCCTTCGTCACCAGCCGCACGACCATCGGTCGCCGCATCTACGCCATCGGCGGCAATGAAAAAGCCGCCATGCTGTCGGGCATCAACGCCCCGCGCCTGACCTTCCTGACCTTCGCCAACATGGGCGTGCTGGCGGCCCTCGCGGGCCTCGTGTTCGCCGCCCGGCTGAACACCGCAACGCCCAAGGCCGGTGCCGGGTTCGAGCTGGACGTGATCGCGGCCGTCTTCATCGGCGGTGCGTCGATGGCTGGCGGTGTCGGTACCATCGTCGGCGCCGTGATCGGGGCCTTCATCATGGGCGTGATGAACAACGGCATGTCGATCCTTGGGATCGGCATCGACTGGCAACAATGCATCAAGGGGCTGGTGCTGCTGGCCGCCGTGATCTTCGACGTCATGAACAAAAGAAAGGCCTGA
- the araD1 gene encoding AraD1 family protein produces the protein MLLSQYRTQTGGIQLVARDGTQACAVKTDATLYDLAIDCAAQGMSLRDRIGQLGMGEVVDLEALYEGGRILPPLFHPDPAHTYLTGTGLTHLGSASTRAAMHEKADKAETDSMKMFRWGIEGGKPEGSVPGVQPEWFYKGTGHALIAPGAPLPSPSFALDGGEEPEIAGVYIIGEGGTPFRVGFALANEFSDHVTEKQNYLYLAHSKLRACAVGPELLAGDLPADIQGHSQVIRDGHAIFDAPFVSGEANMSHTIANLEHHHFKYGIFCQPGDVHIHMFGTATLSFATGLSCQHGDVFEIAAPAFGLPLRNALAIEAAAPAARVTVKTL, from the coding sequence ATGCTGCTGTCCCAATACCGCACCCAAACCGGTGGCATCCAGCTTGTCGCCCGCGACGGCACGCAGGCCTGCGCCGTCAAGACGGACGCAACACTCTACGACCTAGCGATAGACTGCGCAGCGCAGGGCATGTCCCTGCGCGACCGTATTGGCCAGCTTGGGATGGGAGAGGTCGTCGACCTCGAGGCACTGTATGAAGGCGGCCGCATACTGCCACCCCTGTTCCATCCCGATCCGGCGCACACCTACCTGACCGGCACCGGCCTAACGCATCTCGGGTCCGCCTCGACCCGCGCCGCAATGCACGAGAAGGCGGACAAGGCCGAAACCGACTCCATGAAGATGTTCCGCTGGGGCATCGAGGGTGGCAAGCCAGAGGGGTCCGTCCCCGGCGTGCAGCCCGAATGGTTCTACAAGGGCACCGGCCATGCCCTGATCGCGCCCGGCGCCCCCCTGCCCTCGCCGTCCTTCGCGCTGGACGGCGGTGAGGAGCCGGAGATCGCTGGCGTCTATATCATCGGCGAGGGCGGCACGCCGTTTCGCGTGGGCTTTGCGCTGGCGAACGAATTTTCCGACCATGTGACGGAAAAGCAGAACTACCTCTACCTCGCCCATTCCAAGCTGCGGGCCTGCGCGGTCGGGCCGGAACTGCTGGCGGGTGATCTGCCCGCCGACATTCAGGGCCACAGCCAGGTGATCCGCGACGGCCACGCGATCTTTGACGCGCCCTTCGTCAGTGGCGAGGCGAACATGTCCCACACCATCGCCAACCTTGAACACCACCACTTCAAATACGGCATCTTCTGCCAGCCCGGTGACGTGCACATCCACATGTTCGGCACGGCGACCCTGTCCTTCGCCACCGGCCTGTCGTGTCAGCACGGCGACGTGTTCGAAATCGCAGCCCCCGCCTTCGGCTTGCCCCTGCGCAATGCACTGGCCATAGAGGCTGCGGCCCCAGCGGCCCGCGTCACCGTCAAAACCCTGTAG
- the araD gene encoding L-arabinonate dehydratase has protein sequence MTFTPASWPRRLRSQEWYGGTSRDNIYHRGWLKNQGYPDDLFDGRPVIGILNTWSDLTPCNGHLRELAEKVKAGVWEAGGFPVEVPVFSASENTFRPTAMMYRNLAAMAVEEVMRAQPIDGAVLLVGCDKTTPSLMMGAASTDIPSIVVTGGPMLNGWFRGERVGSGTALWQMSEDIKAGKMTQDEFLEAEQAMSRSSGTCNTMGTASTMASMAEALGMALSGNAAIPGVDSRRRVMAQLTGRRIVQMVKDDLKPSDILTKNAFENAIRCNGAIGGSTNAVIHLLALAGRVGVDVTLDDWDRCGRDVPTIVNLMPSGKYLMEEFFYAGGLPVVLKRLSEAGMLHDDALTVSGTTIGEEVKGATNWNDDVILPVEKALAASGGIAVLRGNLAPNGAVLKPSAASPHLMKHRGRAVVFEDIDDYKARIEDDALDIDENCVMVMKNCGPKGYPGMSEVGNMGLPPKVLKKGITDMVRISDARMSGTAYGTVVLHTAPEAAAGGPLAVVQTGDMIELDVEARRIHLDISDEELAARLADWTPPAPMFTSGYSKMFVDMVEGADTGADFTILKGNRGHEVPRDSH, from the coding sequence ATGACATTTACCCCTGCCTCCTGGCCCCGTCGTCTGCGTTCGCAGGAATGGTATGGCGGCACGTCCCGCGACAACATCTACCACCGCGGCTGGCTGAAGAACCAAGGCTATCCCGACGACCTGTTCGACGGCCGCCCGGTGATCGGCATCCTGAACACATGGTCCGACCTGACCCCCTGCAACGGCCACCTGCGCGAACTGGCCGAAAAGGTGAAGGCCGGCGTCTGGGAGGCTGGCGGTTTCCCGGTCGAGGTGCCGGTGTTCAGTGCGTCCGAGAACACCTTCCGCCCCACGGCGATGATGTACCGCAACCTTGCCGCCATGGCGGTCGAGGAGGTGATGCGTGCCCAGCCCATCGACGGGGCCGTGCTGCTGGTCGGCTGTGACAAGACCACGCCGTCCCTGATGATGGGTGCAGCCAGCACCGACATCCCGTCCATCGTCGTCACTGGTGGGCCAATGCTGAACGGTTGGTTCCGGGGCGAACGGGTCGGATCGGGCACGGCGCTGTGGCAGATGTCAGAGGACATCAAGGCCGGCAAAATGACCCAAGATGAGTTCCTTGAGGCCGAGCAGGCGATGAGCCGGTCGTCGGGCACCTGCAACACGATGGGCACCGCCAGCACCATGGCCAGCATGGCCGAAGCGCTGGGCATGGCCCTGTCCGGCAATGCGGCAATCCCGGGTGTGGATTCCCGCCGCCGCGTCATGGCGCAGCTGACCGGGCGCCGCATCGTGCAGATGGTGAAGGACGACCTGAAACCCTCTGACATCCTGACGAAAAACGCCTTCGAGAACGCGATCCGCTGCAACGGCGCCATCGGCGGATCGACCAACGCGGTGATCCACCTGCTGGCGCTCGCCGGTCGCGTCGGCGTTGACGTGACCCTTGACGACTGGGACCGCTGCGGCCGCGACGTGCCGACCATCGTCAACCTGATGCCGTCCGGCAAATACCTGATGGAGGAATTCTTCTACGCCGGTGGTTTGCCGGTCGTTCTGAAGCGCCTGTCAGAAGCCGGCATGCTGCACGACGACGCGCTGACCGTATCGGGCACCACCATCGGTGAAGAGGTCAAGGGTGCGACCAACTGGAACGACGACGTGATCCTGCCGGTGGAAAAGGCGCTCGCAGCCTCCGGCGGTATCGCCGTGTTGCGCGGCAATCTGGCCCCCAACGGGGCGGTCCTGAAACCCTCTGCCGCCAGCCCGCACCTGATGAAACATCGCGGCCGGGCGGTCGTCTTCGAGGATATCGACGACTACAAGGCCCGGATCGAGGATGATGCCCTCGATATCGACGAAAACTGCGTGATGGTGATGAAGAACTGCGGCCCCAAAGGCTATCCCGGCATGTCCGAGGTCGGCAACATGGGCCTGCCGCCCAAGGTGCTGAAGAAGGGCATCACCGACATGGTGCGCATCAGCGACGCGCGGATGTCCGGCACCGCCTACGGCACCGTCGTCCTGCATACAGCACCAGAGGCCGCTGCCGGTGGGCCGCTGGCCGTGGTCCAGACCGGCGACATGATCGAACTCGACGTGGAGGCGCGGCGCATCCACCTGGATATCTCTGACGAAGAACTGGCCGCACGGCTGGCCGACTGGACCCCGCCCGCGCCGATGTTCACCAGCGGTTATTCCAAGATGTTCGTGGACATGGTCGAAGGCGCCGACACCGGTGCCGATTTCACGATCCTGAAAGGCAACCGCGGACACGAGGTGCCCCGTGACAGTCACTAG
- a CDS encoding Gfo/Idh/MocA family protein — MTVTRGAGAGGVGRQLVSEPIALLGIGKIARDQHIPAIAGSTAFHLAATVSRSGGIDDVENHADIASLLTARPDIRVLSLCMPPVPRYDIATAALAAGKHVMLEKPPGATVSEVLKLERLARAKGVTLFATWHSREAAGVAQARAHLRDAQIKHVRIDWKEDVRRWHPGQDWIWQAGGLGVFDPGINALSIMTAILPNPVHLTATTLSFPENRDTPIAADLTFAGPSGMTVDAAFDWRQEGPQSWNITVDTTGGQLRLTDGGATLHIDGMAQTTDGPGEYPGLYHRFAELIEAGQSDVDVSPLQHVADAFMLGRRETVAAFHD; from the coding sequence GTGACAGTCACTAGAGGCGCAGGTGCCGGTGGCGTCGGTCGCCAGTTGGTCAGCGAACCGATTGCCCTGCTGGGCATCGGCAAGATCGCCCGCGACCAGCATATCCCCGCCATTGCGGGCAGCACGGCTTTCCATCTGGCCGCGACCGTCAGCCGGTCCGGCGGGATCGACGACGTGGAAAACCATGCCGACATCGCCTCCCTACTGACGGCACGGCCCGACATCCGGGTCCTGTCGCTGTGCATGCCGCCCGTCCCGCGCTATGACATCGCCACGGCGGCGCTGGCGGCAGGCAAGCACGTCATGCTGGAAAAGCCCCCCGGTGCGACCGTGTCAGAGGTGCTGAAGCTCGAACGCCTTGCCCGCGCCAAGGGCGTGACGCTCTTTGCCACCTGGCATTCAAGAGAAGCGGCAGGCGTTGCACAGGCCCGCGCCCATCTGCGCGACGCACAGATCAAACACGTCCGGATTGACTGGAAGGAAGACGTCCGCCGCTGGCATCCGGGGCAGGACTGGATCTGGCAGGCCGGTGGCCTTGGCGTGTTCGACCCCGGCATCAATGCCCTGTCGATCATGACCGCAATCTTGCCGAATCCGGTGCATCTGACCGCTACGACACTCAGCTTTCCGGAAAACCGCGACACGCCCATCGCCGCCGACCTGACCTTCGCCGGACCTTCGGGCATGACCGTCGACGCCGCCTTCGACTGGCGGCAGGAGGGTCCGCAAAGCTGGAACATCACGGTGGATACCACCGGGGGCCAGCTGCGTCTGACCGACGGCGGCGCCACCCTGCACATCGACGGCATGGCGCAGACGACCGACGGCCCGGGCGAATACCCCGGCCTTTACCACCGCTTTGCGGAACTCATCGAGGCTGGCCAGTCCGACGTGGACGTCAGCCCCCTCCAGCATGTGGCCGATGCCTTCATGCTGGGTCGCCGCGAGACTGTCGCGGCATTTCATGACTAA